One window of the Brevundimonas goettingensis genome contains the following:
- a CDS encoding efflux RND transporter periplasmic adaptor subunit, whose product MKRLTNQQRLLGGAAAAVIVLGGGFAVWSMTRGPEAPAEAAAEAEEEHGAGEALEMDAARIQAAGIILAPVGSGSLSAEIVAQGTVVGTPQGEAVLAARADGVITGVSLRLGDSVRAGQTVALIESREASSIAAERATAQARLTAARQALAREQRLFDSQITARQDLEAAQTVLAEAEAEARRTSSAAAAARVSGDGRSTGVVSPISGRVTVSNATLGAFVTAGTELFRVANASQIEVQASVSADDAGRIAPGDRASITLPEGEVQATVRSITPGVDAESRAATVLLTVSGVGGLRPGQAIAVRIYTRDAQTSAGVSVPEEAIQTVEGREVVFVRTATGFNPVPVIVGQRSAGRAQITSGLTAGQTVATRNAFLLKAALGAGEVEH is encoded by the coding sequence ATGAAGAGATTGACCAACCAGCAACGCCTGCTCGGCGGCGCGGCGGCGGCCGTGATCGTCCTCGGCGGCGGGTTCGCCGTCTGGAGCATGACGCGTGGTCCGGAAGCGCCGGCGGAAGCCGCGGCGGAAGCCGAAGAAGAACACGGCGCCGGCGAGGCCCTGGAGATGGACGCCGCCCGCATTCAGGCGGCCGGCATCATCCTCGCGCCCGTCGGCAGCGGTTCGCTGAGCGCCGAGATCGTGGCCCAGGGCACCGTCGTGGGCACGCCCCAAGGCGAGGCCGTGCTCGCGGCCCGCGCCGACGGCGTGATCACCGGCGTCTCACTGCGCCTCGGCGACAGCGTGCGCGCCGGCCAGACCGTGGCCCTGATCGAGAGCCGCGAGGCCTCCTCCATCGCCGCCGAACGGGCGACCGCCCAGGCCCGGTTGACCGCGGCCCGGCAGGCGCTCGCCCGCGAGCAGCGGCTGTTCGACTCGCAGATCACCGCGCGACAGGATCTCGAAGCCGCCCAGACCGTCCTGGCGGAGGCCGAGGCGGAAGCGCGCCGGACTTCGTCCGCTGCCGCCGCCGCCCGGGTCTCCGGCGACGGCCGCAGCACCGGGGTCGTCAGCCCGATCAGCGGGCGAGTGACTGTGTCCAATGCGACGCTCGGCGCCTTCGTCACGGCCGGGACCGAACTGTTCCGGGTCGCCAACGCCAGCCAGATCGAGGTCCAGGCCTCGGTCTCCGCTGACGACGCGGGGCGGATCGCTCCAGGCGACCGGGCCAGCATCACCCTGCCGGAAGGCGAGGTCCAGGCCACGGTGCGGTCGATCACCCCGGGGGTGGACGCGGAAAGCCGCGCCGCCACCGTCCTGCTCACCGTGTCCGGCGTGGGAGGCTTGCGCCCCGGCCAGGCCATCGCCGTGCGGATCTACACCCGCGACGCTCAGACCTCCGCCGGCGTTTCGGTGCCCGAGGAAGCCATCCAGACCGTCGAAGGCCGCGAAGTGGTCTTCGTCAGAACGGCGACGGGCTTCAACCCCGTGCCGGTCATCGTCGGCCAGCGCAGCGCCGGCCGGGCCCAGATCACCTCCGGCCTGACGGCGGGGCAGACCGTGGCCACCCGCAACGCCTTCCTTCTGAAGGCCGCGCTCGGCGCCGGCGAAGTGGAGCACTAG
- a CDS encoding class I SAM-dependent methyltransferase: MTASFTPALGHAALSGFYDPAIALLTRERVWRARLLDQVAPKPGETIIDLGCGTGSFAVSLAQRVPGARIIGLDPDGDILKRAQAKAAAAGQDIRFVEGFARDVATILGDGVADKVVSSLVFHQLPMEEKRRGLAAALRALKPGGTLHIADYGRQAGAMRFLFRIVQSLDGYENTQPNADGILPRLIAEAGFANVRECETLATLTGSISFYRAERSLMEAAPPTVRR, encoded by the coding sequence GTGACGGCGAGCTTCACCCCCGCGCTCGGCCATGCGGCCCTCAGCGGCTTCTATGATCCCGCCATCGCCCTGTTGACGCGCGAACGCGTGTGGCGGGCGCGGCTGCTCGACCAGGTCGCGCCGAAGCCGGGCGAGACGATCATCGACCTCGGCTGCGGCACCGGCTCTTTCGCGGTGAGCCTGGCGCAGCGGGTGCCCGGCGCGCGCATCATCGGCCTCGATCCTGACGGCGACATCCTCAAGCGCGCGCAGGCGAAGGCTGCGGCGGCGGGCCAGGACATCCGTTTCGTCGAGGGTTTCGCCCGCGACGTCGCCACGATCCTCGGCGACGGCGTCGCGGACAAGGTCGTGTCCAGCCTGGTCTTTCATCAACTGCCGATGGAGGAAAAGCGCCGGGGACTTGCGGCCGCCTTGCGGGCGCTCAAGCCGGGCGGAACGCTGCACATCGCCGACTACGGCCGCCAGGCGGGCGCCATGCGCTTTCTGTTCCGGATCGTCCAGTCGCTGGACGGCTATGAGAACACCCAGCCGAACGCGGACGGCATTCTGCCGCGGCTGATCGCCGAAGCGGGTTTCGCCAATGTTCGAGAGTGTGAAACGCTGGCCACGCTGACCGGGTCGATCTCCTTTTATCGGGCGGAGCGATCCCTCATGGAGGCCGCGCCGCCGACGGTGCGACGATGA
- a CDS encoding efflux RND transporter permease subunit, translated as MIANLMALSVRARWMIIALVLLVSTYGAWQLTQLPIDAVPDITNNQVQINTSDASLSPVEIEKRVTFPVETAMAGIPGLQSTRSLSRNGFSQVTVIFEENVDLYFARQQVSERLVQAQESLPEGVQPQIGPVTTGLGEVFMYAIDFTNPGGRGATVRNGQPGWQSDGSFLTPEGDRLTDDISRAAYLRTVQDWIIAPQLRTVNGVAGVDTIGGFEKQYVVEPDPTRLAQYGVSFSELAAGLESANLSVGANFVERGGEAYLVRADARIRSLSQIEEAIVATRGGVPVAVRDVAAVRLGGDLRTGGATMNGHEVVIGTTLMLIGENSRTVARSVGEQLETTVRSLPPGIKVTPVLDRSKLVNATISTVQRNLIEGAILVAVALFLLLGNVRAALIAVAIIPISFFMTAIGMNFMGVSGNLMSLGALDFGLIVDGSVIIIENCLRRLAERQHHEGRLLSLRERLEETTIATQEMIKPTVYGQAIILLVFAPLLTFQGVEGKTFSPMAITLMLALVAAFILSITFIPAMVALVMRNKVSEKDVFVIRWIKAKYEPVLRQAVARPWPFVGGGLALFAVAGVIFTMLGQEFIPTLDERNLAMASQRVPSTAVEQSIRMQRGVESAIIALPEVELMFSKTGTAEVATDPMPPNISDGFIILKPQDQWPDGVNTKEDVIERIEAAAAGQVGNGYELSQPIELRFNELIAGVRGDVAIKIYGDDLDKLTATANRIAAQLNATPGAADVKVEQTDGAPSLDVTFDRAAIARFGLTVEEVADTVAAAMGGREAGQLFEGDRRFDVVVRVPNASRHDLDALGAIPVMLPEAEGRTRASVPLRQVASFRFAEGLNQISRENGKRRVVVQANVRGRDVGSFVREAMPKVETVALPAGSWIEWGGQFQNLKAASDRLSLVVPICFLAIFAVLFLAVGTFGRAVAVFLTVPLGLAGGVFALALTGISFSVSAAVGFICLAGVAVLNGLVVMSSIRQRLDAGMELSRSIIEGCMERVRPVIMTGLVPAIGFVPMALAHGTGAEVQKPLAMVVIGGLVTATLLTLLVLPAMSRLVLGLTEGRRPKPTDAPAGEPVPAE; from the coding sequence ATGATCGCCAACCTCATGGCCCTGTCGGTGCGGGCGCGATGGATGATCATCGCCCTCGTGCTGCTCGTCTCCACCTACGGCGCCTGGCAGCTGACACAGCTGCCCATCGACGCCGTGCCCGACATCACCAACAACCAGGTGCAGATCAACACCTCCGACGCCTCGCTCTCCCCCGTCGAGATCGAGAAGCGCGTCACCTTCCCGGTCGAGACGGCCATGGCCGGCATCCCCGGCCTGCAGTCCACCCGGTCCCTGTCGCGCAACGGCTTCTCGCAGGTCACGGTGATCTTCGAGGAGAACGTCGACCTCTATTTCGCGCGGCAACAGGTCAGCGAGCGCCTCGTCCAGGCCCAGGAAAGCCTGCCAGAGGGCGTCCAGCCCCAGATCGGACCGGTCACCACCGGTCTGGGCGAAGTCTTCATGTACGCCATCGACTTCACCAACCCGGGCGGGCGAGGCGCGACCGTGCGTAACGGCCAGCCGGGCTGGCAGTCCGACGGGTCGTTCCTGACCCCGGAAGGCGACCGCCTGACCGACGACATCTCCCGCGCGGCCTATCTCCGGACCGTGCAGGACTGGATCATCGCGCCGCAGCTGCGGACGGTGAACGGCGTGGCCGGCGTCGACACCATCGGCGGCTTCGAGAAACAGTATGTCGTCGAACCCGACCCGACCCGCTTGGCCCAGTACGGCGTCTCCTTCAGCGAACTGGCCGCCGGTCTGGAATCCGCCAACCTCTCCGTCGGCGCCAATTTCGTCGAGCGGGGCGGCGAGGCCTATCTGGTGCGGGCCGACGCCCGTATCCGCAGCCTGAGCCAGATTGAGGAAGCCATCGTCGCCACCCGTGGCGGCGTGCCCGTCGCCGTTCGCGACGTCGCCGCCGTCCGTCTCGGTGGGGACCTGCGCACCGGCGGGGCCACCATGAACGGCCACGAGGTCGTCATCGGCACCACCCTGATGCTGATCGGCGAGAACAGCCGCACGGTCGCCCGTTCGGTCGGCGAACAGCTGGAGACGACCGTTCGGTCTCTCCCGCCGGGGATCAAGGTGACCCCCGTCCTCGACCGGTCCAAACTGGTCAACGCCACCATCTCCACCGTTCAGCGCAACCTGATCGAGGGCGCCATCCTCGTGGCGGTGGCTCTGTTCCTGCTCCTGGGCAATGTCCGCGCCGCCCTGATCGCGGTGGCGATCATCCCGATCTCCTTCTTCATGACCGCCATCGGCATGAACTTCATGGGGGTGTCGGGCAATCTGATGAGCCTGGGGGCGCTCGACTTCGGCCTCATCGTCGACGGCTCGGTGATCATCATCGAGAACTGCCTGCGGCGGCTGGCCGAGCGCCAACACCACGAGGGCCGGTTGCTGAGCCTGCGCGAGCGGCTCGAGGAAACAACCATCGCCACCCAGGAGATGATCAAGCCGACCGTCTACGGCCAGGCCATCATCCTGCTGGTCTTCGCGCCGCTGCTCACCTTCCAGGGCGTCGAGGGCAAGACCTTCTCGCCCATGGCCATCACCCTGATGCTGGCCCTGGTCGCGGCCTTCATCCTGTCCATCACCTTCATCCCGGCGATGGTCGCCCTGGTGATGCGCAACAAGGTCTCCGAAAAGGACGTCTTCGTCATTCGCTGGATCAAGGCGAAGTACGAGCCTGTGCTGCGTCAGGCCGTGGCCCGGCCCTGGCCCTTCGTGGGCGGCGGTCTGGCCCTGTTCGCCGTCGCCGGGGTGATCTTCACCATGCTGGGACAGGAGTTCATCCCGACACTGGACGAACGCAACCTCGCCATGGCCTCCCAACGGGTGCCCTCCACGGCGGTGGAGCAGTCGATCCGCATGCAGCGGGGCGTGGAGAGCGCGATCATCGCCTTGCCCGAGGTCGAGCTGATGTTCTCCAAGACCGGCACCGCCGAGGTGGCCACCGATCCGATGCCGCCCAACATCTCGGACGGCTTCATCATCCTCAAGCCGCAGGACCAGTGGCCGGACGGGGTGAACACCAAGGAAGACGTGATCGAACGCATCGAGGCCGCGGCGGCGGGCCAAGTCGGCAACGGCTATGAGCTCAGCCAGCCGATCGAGTTGCGGTTCAACGAACTGATCGCCGGCGTCCGCGGCGACGTCGCCATCAAGATCTATGGCGACGATCTCGACAAGCTGACGGCCACGGCCAACCGGATCGCGGCCCAGCTGAACGCCACGCCGGGCGCGGCCGACGTCAAGGTCGAACAGACCGACGGCGCGCCGTCTCTGGACGTGACCTTCGACCGGGCCGCCATCGCGCGGTTCGGCCTGACGGTGGAGGAGGTGGCCGACACGGTCGCCGCCGCCATGGGCGGGCGTGAGGCCGGGCAGCTGTTCGAAGGCGACCGCCGCTTCGACGTGGTGGTCCGCGTGCCCAACGCCAGCCGACACGACCTCGACGCCCTCGGCGCCATCCCTGTGATGTTGCCGGAAGCGGAGGGCCGCACACGGGCGTCCGTCCCGTTGCGGCAGGTGGCGTCGTTCCGCTTCGCCGAGGGGCTGAACCAGATCAGCCGCGAGAACGGCAAGCGTCGCGTCGTGGTCCAGGCCAACGTCCGCGGCCGCGACGTCGGGTCGTTCGTCCGGGAGGCCATGCCCAAGGTGGAGACGGTCGCCTTGCCGGCCGGCTCCTGGATCGAGTGGGGCGGCCAATTCCAGAACCTCAAGGCGGCCTCCGACCGCCTGTCGCTGGTCGTGCCGATCTGCTTCCTGGCCATCTTCGCGGTGCTCTTCCTCGCCGTGGGGACGTTCGGGCGGGCGGTGGCGGTCTTCCTCACCGTGCCGCTCGGTCTGGCGGGCGGCGTCTTCGCCCTGGCCCTCACCGGCATCTCCTTCTCGGTGTCGGCGGCGGTGGGCTTTATCTGCCTCGCCGGGGTCGCGGTGCTGAACGGCCTGGTGGTGATGTCGTCGATCCGGCAACGGCTCGACGCCGGAATGGAGCTCTCCCGCTCCATCATCGAGGGCTGCATGGAGCGGGTGCGGCCGGTCATCATGACCGGCCTGGTCCCGGCCATCGGCTTCGTGCCCATGGCCCTGGCCCACGGCACCGGCGCCGAGGTGCAGAAGCCCCTGGCCATGGTCGTCATCGGCGGCTTGGTCACCGCAACCCTGCTGACGCTGCTCGTCCTGCCGGCGATGAGCCGGCTGGTCCTCGGCCTGACCGAGGGACGGCGTCCCAAGCCCACCGACGCGCCGGCCGGCGAACCGGTTCCGGCGGAATAG
- the lspA gene encoding signal peptidase II — translation MITVFPARRGPGPLQATALALAAVAAAIDQAAKVLARARLETAVDLTPFLALRLGFNPGVTFGLFADAGAAGRWALSGVTLLIIGALLAWIWRTRSPLTAAAAGLLVGGASGNLIDRLRFGAVTDFIDLHWGDAHWPTFNLADAAIVCGVGLLLLTARGVNGEASSPIPGRSAL, via the coding sequence ATGATCACAGTGTTCCCGGCGCGTCGCGGCCCTGGCCCTCTCCAGGCGACGGCGCTCGCGCTTGCCGCTGTGGCCGCCGCCATCGACCAGGCCGCCAAGGTGCTGGCGCGCGCCCGGCTCGAGACCGCGGTGGACCTCACACCCTTCCTGGCCCTGCGGCTGGGGTTCAATCCGGGCGTTACCTTCGGCCTCTTCGCCGACGCCGGCGCCGCGGGCCGCTGGGCGTTGAGCGGCGTCACCCTGCTGATCATCGGCGCGCTGCTGGCGTGGATCTGGCGGACCCGCAGCCCTCTGACCGCGGCGGCCGCGGGCCTTCTCGTCGGCGGAGCCTCCGGCAACCTGATCGACCGCCTCCGGTTCGGCGCGGTGACCGACTTCATCGATCTGCATTGGGGCGACGCCCACTGGCCCACGTTCAACCTGGCCGATGCGGCCATTGTTTGCGGCGTGGGCTTGCTTCTGCTGACGGCGCGAGGCGTGAACGGCGAGGCCTCGTCGCCTATCCCGGGACGGAGCGCGCTATGA
- a CDS encoding MAPEG family protein encodes MTPSAEQKAIRVRSALAVGLTAAAVALAWLWLPPSLLGASAGMATADRLAYALKADLLVFLWLGGCLRTVASIRYRSDADRPGAAYGPPSARLAVPAAVLQNSLEQTVLAVGAHLILATVLQGEEMILLPVLVALYLIGRVLFAIGYARGAGARAFGMALTGASTIGAFGITLVLLALGR; translated from the coding sequence ATGACGCCTTCCGCCGAACAGAAGGCCATCCGCGTCCGGTCGGCGCTCGCCGTCGGCCTGACCGCCGCCGCCGTGGCGCTGGCCTGGCTTTGGCTTCCGCCGTCGCTGCTGGGCGCCTCGGCAGGGATGGCGACCGCCGATCGGCTCGCCTACGCCCTGAAGGCGGATCTGCTGGTGTTCCTGTGGCTTGGCGGCTGCCTCAGGACCGTCGCCAGCATTCGTTATCGCTCGGACGCCGACCGACCAGGCGCCGCCTACGGCCCGCCCAGCGCCCGGCTCGCCGTGCCGGCCGCCGTGCTTCAGAACTCCCTCGAACAGACCGTCCTGGCGGTCGGCGCCCACCTGATCCTGGCCACCGTCCTGCAGGGCGAGGAGATGATCCTGCTGCCGGTTCTGGTCGCCCTCTATCTGATCGGCCGGGTGCTGTTCGCGATTGGCTACGCCAGGGGCGCCGGCGCCCGCGCCTTCGGCATGGCGCTTACCGGGGCCTCCACGATCGGCGCCTTCGGCATCACCCTCGTTCTGCTGGCGCTTGGCCGATGA
- a CDS encoding cytochrome c/FTR1 family iron permease, giving the protein MRPLFRLLALLFALGLAAPALAQAPSASEAQVAWRLLDYVAVDYTGAVANGEVINPAEYGEMVEFGGQIRTRLDALPSHPAKAGLVRDAVALQAAIRDKADPRVVGDQAKALAGAVLTAYPSPLAPSFPPDLARGATLYAEQCAVCHGATGRADGAGAEGLDPPPIAFADVERARQRSVFGLYQVIDQGLDGTAMASFAHLPAEDRWALAFYVGRFAFTDAEAAEGQRLWNSDPAIRAAYPDLAAITQATPADLATRIGETKARAVTAYLRRHPEAASRPQGSTLTLARTRLAESEAAYRRGDRKAATDLALSAYLDGFEPVEPALGARDGALLRRVETAMTDLRASIGKGAPAEEVASRVARLNALLDTAERALAPQEADNLASFLGAFTILLREGLEALLIVVAMIAFLRKADRPEVLRYVHGGWVAALVAGGATWAAATFFISISGASRELTEGFGSLLAAVVLVSVGIWMHGKSHADAWQTYIRDKLSAALSKRSAWFLFLLAFVVVYREVFETILFYAAIWSQGGHLGMLAGALTAVAILAVVAWALLAYSKRLPIGRFFSLSSILMAVLSVILVGKGVAALQEAGWLDVHPLAWVPRIEILGLYPTVEGVAVQLLTIAILVVGFARTSAPKAVQPT; this is encoded by the coding sequence ATGCGTCCTCTGTTCCGTCTGCTCGCCCTGCTGTTCGCCCTGGGGCTGGCCGCGCCCGCCCTCGCCCAGGCCCCGTCCGCCTCCGAGGCCCAGGTCGCCTGGCGACTGCTCGACTATGTGGCGGTCGACTACACAGGCGCGGTGGCGAACGGCGAAGTGATCAATCCGGCCGAATACGGGGAGATGGTCGAGTTCGGCGGCCAGATCCGAACGCGGCTGGACGCTCTGCCCTCCCATCCGGCCAAGGCGGGCCTGGTGCGCGACGCGGTCGCCCTGCAGGCGGCCATTCGAGACAAGGCCGACCCGCGCGTCGTGGGCGATCAGGCGAAGGCCTTGGCCGGCGCGGTGCTGACGGCCTATCCGAGCCCGCTCGCCCCCTCCTTCCCGCCCGATCTGGCCCGGGGCGCGACGCTCTACGCCGAGCAATGCGCGGTCTGTCATGGCGCGACGGGGCGCGCCGACGGCGCCGGCGCCGAAGGCCTCGATCCGCCCCCCATCGCGTTCGCGGACGTGGAGCGGGCCCGTCAGCGCAGCGTGTTCGGCCTCTATCAGGTGATCGACCAGGGCCTCGACGGCACGGCGATGGCCAGCTTCGCGCACCTGCCGGCCGAGGATCGCTGGGCCCTGGCCTTCTATGTGGGCCGTTTCGCCTTTACCGACGCCGAAGCCGCCGAAGGCCAGCGCCTCTGGAACAGCGACCCGGCGATCCGCGCCGCCTATCCCGATCTGGCCGCCATCACCCAGGCCACGCCGGCGGACCTGGCCACGCGCATCGGCGAGACCAAGGCGCGCGCGGTCACGGCCTATCTGCGTCGCCATCCTGAGGCGGCGAGCCGTCCGCAGGGCTCGACCCTGACCCTGGCCCGGACCCGTCTGGCCGAAAGCGAGGCCGCCTATCGTCGGGGCGACCGCAAGGCCGCCACGGATCTGGCCCTGTCGGCCTATCTCGACGGTTTCGAGCCGGTGGAGCCGGCGCTCGGAGCCCGCGACGGCGCCCTGCTGCGTCGGGTCGAGACGGCCATGACCGACCTGCGCGCCTCGATCGGCAAGGGCGCTCCGGCCGAGGAGGTCGCGAGCCGGGTCGCCCGCCTGAACGCCCTGCTGGACACGGCCGAGCGCGCGCTCGCGCCCCAGGAGGCGGACAATCTCGCCAGCTTCCTCGGCGCCTTCACCATCCTGCTTCGCGAGGGGCTGGAGGCGTTGCTCATCGTGGTGGCCATGATCGCCTTCCTCCGCAAGGCCGACCGGCCCGAGGTGCTGCGCTACGTTCACGGCGGATGGGTGGCGGCGCTGGTCGCCGGCGGCGCCACCTGGGCGGCCGCGACCTTCTTCATCTCGATCAGCGGCGCCAGCCGGGAACTCACCGAAGGTTTCGGGTCGCTTCTGGCGGCGGTCGTGCTCGTCTCCGTCGGCATCTGGATGCACGGAAAGTCGCACGCCGACGCCTGGCAAACCTATATCCGCGACAAGCTTTCCGCGGCGCTGTCGAAGCGGTCGGCCTGGTTCCTGTTCCTATTGGCCTTCGTGGTGGTCTACCGCGAGGTGTTTGAGACCATCCTGTTCTATGCGGCGATCTGGAGCCAGGGCGGCCACCTCGGCATGCTGGCCGGGGCCCTCACCGCGGTGGCGATCCTGGCCGTCGTGGCCTGGGCACTGCTGGCCTACAGCAAACGCCTGCCGATTGGCCGGTTCTTCTCGCTGAGCTCGATCCTGATGGCGGTTCTGTCGGTCATCCTCGTCGGCAAGGGCGTGGCGGCGCTGCAGGAGGCGGGCTGGCTCGATGTCCATCCGCTCGCTTGGGTCCCGCGTATCGAGATCCTCGGCCTCTACCCCACGGTCGAAGGTGTCGCGGTTCAACTTCTGACCATCGCCATCCTCGTGGTCGGCTTCGCCCGGACCTCGGCGCCGAAAGCGGTCCAGCCGACCTAG
- a CDS encoding cation transporter: MTEHPSSSEPAASSCGCGATVKFDGATPAYRRILMAVIAINGLAFVAIAGGAALQGSASLGANALDFLADAATYGISLAVIGRSVAVRSTAAVVKGASLAALALFILGYAIWRATSGAAPEGFIITGLGALGFFANALAALLLVRHREGDANVRSVWLCTRNDLIQSLVVAATGVAVWLTASRWPDLIAGGVLAVVFLQSAWSILKQSREELKAAA; the protein is encoded by the coding sequence ATGACTGAACATCCCTCATCCTCCGAACCGGCCGCCTCCAGCTGCGGCTGCGGCGCGACCGTCAAATTCGACGGCGCCACCCCGGCCTACCGCCGCATCCTGATGGCGGTGATCGCCATCAACGGCCTGGCCTTCGTGGCCATCGCCGGCGGCGCGGCCTTGCAGGGTTCGGCCTCCTTGGGCGCCAACGCCCTCGACTTCCTGGCCGACGCCGCCACTTACGGCATCAGCCTGGCCGTGATCGGCCGCTCGGTCGCCGTGCGATCCACCGCCGCCGTGGTCAAGGGCGCCAGCCTCGCGGCGCTGGCCCTGTTCATTCTGGGCTATGCGATCTGGCGCGCCACGTCCGGGGCGGCGCCGGAGGGGTTCATCATCACCGGACTGGGCGCCCTGGGCTTCTTCGCCAACGCCCTGGCCGCGCTCCTGCTGGTCCGCCATCGCGAGGGCGACGCCAATGTGCGCTCGGTCTGGCTCTGCACGCGCAACGACCTGATCCAGAGCCTGGTGGTCGCGGCGACGGGCGTGGCGGTCTGGCTGACCGCCTCCCGATGGCCCGATCTCATCGCCGGCGGCGTCCTGGCGGTGGTGTTCCTCCAGTCGGCCTGGTCGATCCTCAAACAGTCCCGCGAAGAACTGAAGGCCGCGGCGTGA
- a CDS encoding DUF190 domain-containing protein, with protein sequence MSDPIKLMRIYTDEAAYFGDRKVFEIVAERARSAGLAGGTVLQALVGFGHTPHLHRRHVLDDDQSLIVELLDHESKLRGFLETLSDLEHLGPVTLEAVEVLRWPNPAPADAD encoded by the coding sequence ATGTCCGACCCCATCAAACTGATGCGCATCTACACCGACGAGGCCGCCTATTTCGGCGATCGCAAGGTCTTCGAAATCGTGGCCGAGCGGGCCCGGTCCGCCGGTCTGGCCGGCGGGACCGTGCTGCAGGCCCTCGTCGGCTTCGGCCACACCCCGCACCTGCATCGCCGTCACGTCCTCGACGACGACCAATCCCTCATCGTGGAACTGCTCGATCATGAGTCCAAGCTGAGGGGTTTCCTTGAAACCCTCTCCGACCTCGAACACCTCGGCCCGGTCACGCTCGAGGCGGTCGAGGTCCTGCGTTGGCCCAACCCCGCTCCGGCGGACGCCGACTAG
- a CDS encoding TolC family protein — MPSPNRRLPHPAAGAAAITLAAILAMLAPGSAFAEPVTLAEALSRAAASSPTLAAAEADVAAAVGRAQQAGFRPNPELGLEIENFAGTGGFSGVDDAESTLSVGQRFELGGKRPARERAAQAEVDAARLRLAVARADLEQQVRDAYAEAYADSRRVELARDQFMRADNLQTIATELVDAGREPPLRALRARTAALEAVGRVRAAEAEYAEAQRALAALWGGGEELPEPTAAETPAAPSSVIDPASALDVRLAEAEVATSVAVVERERTLSRPDVTVSVGARQFRGTDDTALVFGASMPIGLFDRNQGNIVAANAERTGAEARRNAALAGAIRRTRDAQAALRTAEAQLAFLETQAEPEAIEAVRIAREGFSAGRFTLLDVLDAEEALNTVQADMITAELERAQAVAALTRATETEGSAQ, encoded by the coding sequence ATGCCATCCCCTAATCGCCGTCTGCCGCACCCCGCGGCCGGCGCAGCCGCGATTACGCTCGCGGCGATCCTGGCCATGCTGGCCCCAGGGTCAGCCTTCGCCGAACCCGTCACCCTGGCCGAGGCGTTGTCTCGCGCCGCGGCCTCCTCGCCCACGCTGGCGGCCGCCGAAGCCGATGTCGCCGCCGCCGTCGGCCGCGCCCAACAGGCCGGGTTCCGGCCCAATCCCGAACTCGGCCTCGAGATCGAGAATTTCGCCGGCACTGGCGGCTTCTCCGGCGTCGATGACGCCGAAAGCACCCTGAGCGTCGGCCAGCGGTTCGAACTCGGCGGCAAGCGGCCCGCACGCGAGCGCGCCGCCCAGGCCGAGGTGGACGCCGCCCGGCTGCGCCTCGCGGTCGCGCGGGCGGACCTGGAACAACAGGTGCGTGACGCCTACGCCGAGGCCTATGCGGACAGCCGCCGGGTCGAACTGGCCCGCGATCAGTTCATGCGCGCCGATAACCTTCAGACGATCGCCACCGAACTGGTCGACGCCGGCCGCGAACCGCCGTTGCGGGCTCTGCGAGCGCGCACCGCCGCCCTGGAAGCGGTCGGACGGGTTCGCGCGGCTGAAGCCGAGTACGCTGAAGCCCAGCGGGCGCTCGCCGCCCTGTGGGGCGGCGGTGAAGAGCTGCCCGAACCGACCGCCGCTGAGACCCCAGCGGCGCCGAGCTCGGTCATCGACCCGGCCAGCGCGCTCGACGTGCGTCTCGCCGAGGCGGAGGTGGCCACCTCGGTCGCCGTCGTCGAGCGGGAGCGGACCCTGTCCCGTCCCGATGTGACCGTCAGCGTCGGCGCCCGCCAGTTCCGGGGCACGGACGACACGGCTCTGGTGTTCGGCGCCTCCATGCCGATCGGTCTGTTCGACCGGAACCAGGGCAATATCGTCGCCGCCAACGCCGAGCGGACCGGAGCCGAGGCCCGCCGTAACGCCGCCCTCGCCGGCGCGATCCGGCGGACCCGCGACGCCCAGGCCGCGCTGCGCACGGCCGAAGCCCAGTTGGCCTTCCTCGAAACCCAGGCCGAACCCGAAGCGATCGAGGCCGTGCGCATCGCGCGTGAAGGCTTCTCGGCCGGCCGCTTCACCCTGCTGGACGTGCTGGACGCCGAAGAGGCGCTCAACACCGTTCAGGCCGACATGATCACCGCCGAGCTGGAGCGGGCGCAAGCCGTCGCCGCCCTGACGCGCGCCACCGAAACCGAAGGATCCGCCCAATGA
- a CDS encoding MerR family transcriptional regulator: MTPPSAVSSGLRPIGKLAAATGVKVPTIRFYEQIGLLPAPPRTASDRRMYDDGAERRLSFIRHARQLGFDLDSIRSLLDLSDHPDRPCAEANVIAESHLADVKQKIAQLKALQHELSRMTAECAGGRVSACKVIEALHDHAAAL, encoded by the coding sequence ATGACCCCGCCCTCCGCTGTTTCGTCCGGGCTGCGCCCGATCGGCAAGCTTGCCGCCGCCACCGGCGTCAAGGTTCCGACCATCCGGTTCTACGAGCAGATCGGGCTGCTTCCCGCCCCGCCGCGCACCGCGAGCGATCGGCGGATGTATGACGATGGCGCGGAGCGGCGCCTGTCGTTCATCCGACATGCGCGGCAACTGGGCTTCGACCTGGACTCGATCCGCTCCCTGCTCGATCTGTCCGATCACCCCGACCGGCCCTGCGCGGAAGCCAACGTCATCGCCGAGAGTCACCTCGCGGACGTGAAGCAGAAGATCGCGCAGCTCAAAGCCCTTCAGCACGAGCTTTCCCGGATGACGGCGGAATGCGCCGGAGGGCGGGTCTCGGCCTGCAAGGTGATCGAAGCCCTGCACGATCACGCGGCGGCGCTTTAG